One Spinacia oleracea cultivar Varoflay chromosome 4, BTI_SOV_V1, whole genome shotgun sequence DNA segment encodes these proteins:
- the LOC110784663 gene encoding protein FAR1-RELATED SEQUENCE 6-like, which yields MGKPPKGILTDRCKAIGKAVQVAFPEVPHRLCIWHIMQNASRNLGKLAQWKEIDVAFLTVVHDSLNVEEFEEAWATMVTTYNLHSKDWINDTYLNRRSWVPGYWRNLFWAGMSLTQRSEGMNRFFKTYVSLNTGLIQFMLQFETTLRGKVEEEKKLYLDPATKPYTYDNTLIAEVVFCKAYTNTKLKEVRDEIIGLAHTNLLSTGQDGTKFLYDAEEKIARPVNKAKRRTFQVTVDKEKGEFTCSCRLFEFRGILCRHIIGAINNQDVKNIPDKYILSRWRKDVVRDYEGIKVSYYDPNDSSRFKNSREVEKRNSYISTLALHNSETLSIFMEATEKIRVSLEDSIGISRTAGDNFMEW from the coding sequence ATGGGAAAACCTCCAAAAGGCATCCTCACAGATCGGTGTAAAGCTATAGGAAAGGCAGTCCAGGTTGCATTTCCTGAGGTGCCTCACAGGTTATGTATTTGGCACATAATGCAAAATGCAAGCAGAAACTTGGGCAAGTTAGCACAATGGAAAGAAATAGATGTTGCTTTCCTAACAGTCGTGCACGACTCATTGAACGTAGAAGAATTTGAGGAAGCATGGGCAACAATGGTTACAACATACAATTTACACAGTAAAGATTGGATAAATGACACGTACCTTAATAGACGCAGTTGGGTGCCTGGCTATTGGCGAAACTTATTTTGGGCCGGAATGTCATTAACACAACGAAGTGAAGGAATGAATCGTTTTTTCAAAACGTATGTGTCATTAAACACTGGGTTGATACAGTTCATGCTTCAATTCGAGACAACTCTTAGGGGGAAAGTAGAAGAGGAGAAGAAGTTATATCTTGATCCGGCAACTAAACCGTATACTTATGACAATACCCTTATTGCGGAGGTAGTATTCTGCAAGGCATACACCAATACAAAGTTGAAAGAGGTGAGGGACGAGATAATAGGTTTGGCGCACACGAATCTTCTAAGTACAGGCCAAGACGGCACAAAATTCTTATATGATGCAGAGGAGAAGATTGCAAGGCCTGTGAATAAAGCAAAGAGGAGGACTTTCCAGGTTACAGTAGACAAAGAAAAAGGTGAGTTTACTTGCTCATGTAGGCTTTTTGAGTTTCGGGGAATTTTATGCAGACACATCATCGGGGCAATAAACAATCAGGATGTCAAAAATATACCTGACAAGTACATTTTGAGTAGATGGAGGAAGGACGTGGTTAGGGACTACGAGGGTATCAAGGTTTCGTATTACGACCCAAATGATTCAAGCCGGTTTAAAAACAGTAGGGAGGTGGAAAAACGGAACAGTTACATTTCTACGTTGGCACTACACAACAGTGAGACACTCTCCATATTTATGGAAGCAACTGAAAAAATACGTGTGAGTCTTGAAGATTCAATTGGTATTAGCAGGACTGCTGGAGATAATTTTATGGAATGGTGA